A part of Rhinolophus ferrumequinum isolate MPI-CBG mRhiFer1 chromosome 11, mRhiFer1_v1.p, whole genome shotgun sequence genomic DNA contains:
- the LOC117029662 gene encoding olfactory receptor 51G2-like: protein MSVFNSSALYPRFLLTGLSGLESRYSLISLPIFLVYATSVAGNITILFIIRTEPSLHQPMYYFLSMLTLTDLGLSTTTFPTMFSVFWFHAREISFNACLIQMYFIHVFSIIESAVLLAMAFDRFVAIREPLRYPTILTNRVITGIGLAVAVRALVLVFPASFLLKRLQYRPVNILSYTFCLHQDLIKTTVSSRRVSSIYGLMVVICSMGLDSVLLLLSYVLILGTVLSIASKTERVKALNTCISHICAVFTFYTPMIGLSMIRRYGQNASPIVHVLMANVYLLVPPLMNPIVYSVKTKQIRDRILKKFKQQKV from the coding sequence ATGTCTGTCTTCAATAGCTCTGCTCTGTATCCTCGCTTCCTTCTGACAGGCCTCTCAGGCCTTGAAAGCAGATATAGTTTGATTTCCCTCCCCATCTTCTTGGTCTATGCCACCTCAGTTGCAGGGAACATTACTATCCTATTTATCATCCGAACTGAGCCCTCCCTCCACCAACCAATGTACTACTTTCTGTCAATGTTGACACTTACTGACCTGGGCCTATCGACTACGACCTTTCCTACCATGTTCAGTGTCTTCTGGTTCCACGCCCGGGAGATCTCCTTCAATGCTTGTCTGATCCAGATGTACTTCATTCATGTTTTCTCAATTATTGAGTCAGCTGTGCTGTTAGCCATGGCCTTTGACCGCTTTGTAGCAATCCGAGAGCCCCTGCGCTATCCAACCATTCTAACCAATCGTGTAATCACTGGGATTGGGTTGGCAGTTGCTGTAAGGGCTTTGGTTCTGGTCTTTCCAGCTTCCTTCCTCCTAAAGAGGCTTCAATATCGTCCTGTTAATATTCTCTCCTACACCTTCTGCCTGCACCAGGACCTCATAAAGACAACTGTATCCAGTCGTCGGGTCAGCAGCATCTATGGCCTCATGGTGGTCATCTGTTCCATGGGACTTGATTCAgtgctcctcctcctctcctatGTACTCATTCTTGGCACAGTGTTGAGTATAGCCTCCAAGACAGAAAGAGTGAAAGCACTCAATACCTGCATTTCCCACATCTGTGCTGTGTTCACCTTCTATACGCCAATGATTGGGCTATCCATGATCCGTCGCTATGGGCAGAATGCTTCCCCAATTGTCCATGTGCTCATGGCCAATGTCTACTTGCTGGTTCCACCCCTCATGAATCCCATCGTTTACAGTGTAAAGACCAAGCAGATTCGTGACAGAATCCTCAAGAAATTCAAACAACAGAAAGTTTAG
- the LOC117031033 gene encoding olfactory receptor 51L1, giving the protein MVVWNTSDTMEPVFILKGFPGLEYAHSWLSVIFCLVFLVAFIGNITILSVIWTESSLHQPMYYFLSILALNDLGMSLSTLPTILSVLWLNAREIQASACYTQLFFIHTFTFLESSVLLAMAFDRFVAICRPLHYTTILTNSVTGKIGLACLLRSMGVVLPTPLLLRRYHYCHVNVLSHPFCLHQDILKLSCSDARVSSVYGLCVVIATLGMDSVFILLSYILILNAVLSIASSEEQLKSLNTCVSHICVVLIFFVPVIGVSVAHRFGKHLSPIVHILMADIYLLFPPVLNPIVYSIKTKQIRLRILHKFGLGRRL; this is encoded by the coding sequence ATGGTGGTCTGGAATACCAGTGATACTATGGAGCCTGTATTTATTCTGAAGGGTTTTCCTGGACTGGAGTACGCTCATTCTTGGCTCTCAGTTATATTCTGCCTTGTATTCTTGGTAGCGTTTATTGGTAATATTACCATTCTCTCTGTCATTTGGACTGAATCTTCACTTCACCAGCCCATGTAttatttcctctccattttgGCACTAAATGACCTAGGTATGTCCTTGTCTACACTTCCCACTATACTTTCTGTGTTATGGTTGAATGCTCGGGAGATTCAGGCAAGTGCTTGCTATACCCAGCTCTTCTTCATCCATACATTCACATTCCTGGAATCCTCAGTGCTGCTGGCCATGGCCTTTGACCGTTTTGTTGCTATCTGTCGTCCACTGCACTACACCACCATCCTCACCAATAGCGTAACAGGCAAGATTGGCTTGGCTTGCTTGTTAAGAAGCATGGGAGTTGTACTGCCCACACCTTTGCTACTGAGACGCTATCACTACTGTCATGTCAATGTCCTCTCCCATCCCTTCTGTTTGCACCAGGATATTCTGAAATTGTCCTGTTCAGATGCCAGAGTCAGCAGTGTTTATGGACTCTGTGTAGTTATCGCCACGCTGGGCATGGATTCAGTCTTCATACTTCTTTCTTATATCCTGATTCTGAATGCTGTGCTGAGCATTGCATCTTCTGAAGAGCAGCTAAAATCACTCAACACATGTGTATCCCACATCTGCGTGGTGCTCATCTTCTTTGTGCCAGTTATTGGGGTGTCAGTGGCCCATCGCTTTGGGAAGCATCTGTCTCCCATAGTCCACATCCTCATGGCTGATATCTACCTGCTCTTTCCCCCAGTGCTTAACCCTATTGTCTACAGTATCAAGACAAAACAGATTCGTCTACGAATTCTTCACAAGTTTGGGCTAGGGAGGAGGCTTTAA